The genomic interval ATATGGGCGCGCTTCTGGCGGGCACCCGCTATCGCGGCGATTTCGAGGAACGCCTGAAAGCCGTCGTCAAGGAGCTTGAAAACCACGACGATGCGATTCTGTTCATCGATGAAATCCATACGGTGATCGGCGCCGGTGCGACCTCGGGCGGGGCGATGGATGCCTCGAACCTGCTGAAACCGGCCTTGGCCGGGGGCAAGCTGCGCTGCATGGGCTCGACCACCTACAAGGAATATCGCCAGCATTTCGAAAAGGACCGCGCCCTGTCGCGCCGGTTCCAGAAGATCGATGTGAACGAACCTTCGGTCCCCGATGCGATCAAGATCCTGATGGGTCTGAAGCCGCATTTCGAAGAGCATCACGACCTGCGCTATACCAATGACGCGATCAAGACCGCTGTCGAACTGGCCAGCCGCTATATCAATGACCGCAAGCTGCCCGACAGCGCGATCGATGTCATTGATGAGGCCGGCGCGGCGCAGCATCTTGTGACCGAAAGCAAGCGGCGCAAGACGATCAGCCCCAAAGAGATCGAGGCCGTCGTGGCCAAGATCGCACGCATTCCGCCCAAGAATGTCAGCAAGGATGATGCGGAAGTGCTGCGTGATCTGGACAAGACGCTGAAGCGTGTCGTCTTTGGTCAGGACAATGCCATCGAAGCCCTGTCTTCGGCGATCAAGCTGGCGCGTGCGGGCCTGCGCGAACCCGAAAAGCCCATCGGCAACTATCTGTTCGCTGGGCCGACGGGCGTGGGCAAGACCGAGGTGGCCAAGCAACTGGCCTCGACCCTGGGCGTGGAACTGCTGCGTTTCGACATGTCGGAATATATGGAGAAACACGCGGTCAGCCGTCTGATCGGCGCGCCTCCGGGCTATGTCGGCTTTGACCAGGGCGGCCTGCTGACCGATGGCGTCGATCAGCACCCGCATTGCGTTCTGCTGCTGGATGAGATCGAGAAGGCGCATCCGGATGTCTTCAACATCCTGCTGCAGGTGATGGATCACGGCAAGCTGACCGACCATAACGGGCGTCAGGTGGATTTCCGCAATGTGATCCTGATCATGACCTCGAATGCCGGGGCGTCGGACATGCAGAAGGCCGCGATCGGTTTCGGCCGCGAGCGTCGCGAGGGCGAGGATACCGCCGCCATCGAACGCACCTTCACGCCCGAGTTCCGCAACCGTCTGGACGCGGTGATCAGCTTTGCGCCGCTGTCGCGCGAGGTGGTCATCCATGTGGTCGAGAAATTCGTGCTGCAGCTGGAAGTTCAGCTGATGGATCGCAACGTCCATATCGAACTGAACCCGGAAGCCGCCGACTGGCTGGCAGAAAAGGGCTATGACGACAAGATGGGTGCCCGTCCGCTGGGCCGCGTCATTCAGGAGAACATCAAGAAACCTCTGGCCGAGGAATTGCTGTTCGGTCGTCTGCAGAAAGGCGGCGTGGTCCGGGTGAAGATCGAGGATGGCAAGCCTGCCTTCGACATCACCGGGCCGGAGGCGCTGCGGATCGGCAAGAAGACGACGCCCTTGCTGACCGCGGACTAAGTCCTTGCTGACAGCGAGCTAAGATATCGCAACGAACCCCTGCCCCGCCGGGCGGGGGTTTTTCTTTGATCCGGCTCAATCCAGCCCGTGAAGCTCTGCGCCGATCATGCCGCGAAGCGCGTTGCCCATGATCAGCCTGCCGGTTTTCAGATCTTCGGGATACAGCACCGCCTCACGCGCGGCGCCCGATTCCAGCAATACCTGCCGCAGGATGCCCGGCAACAGCCCGGATGACAGCGGCGGGGTCAGCAGCCTGCCCTCGCGGCGCAGGAACAGGTTGGTGATCGTGCCTTCGCAGAGTTCACCGCGCTCATTCAGCAAAATCGCTTCATCCATGCCTGCGGGCATTGCCGCGCGGGCCGCGTCATAGACCGGTCGATGCGAGGTCTTGATCCGCAGCCAGGGATCCCCGCTGCCCAGCCGCTGATCGGACAGGACGACCTGCCAGACCTGCGGGTTGCGCGGCAGGGGATGGCAACTGGCCTCGACCCTGCCCGCCGCATCGACGGTCAGCCGGACCCGGCTGACATCGGTGAACCGCAGCGCCGCCAGCGCGCGGCCCACCGCATCCTCATCCAGCGCAAAGCCGACAGCCGCGCAGTTCCGGCCAAGCCGCGCCAGATGCAGCGGCCAATGCGCAATCGCGCCCGACGCGGTACCGCGCATGGTTTCAATGACGGTCAGATCTGCGGGGATCGGCCCAGGAACGCGGATTTGCATAGCGCCTCTTCCCATTCGGATCCGGCTTCGCTGTCATGGACAATGCCGCCGCCCACCTGCAGATGCAACTGCCCCGACGCTTCCAGCACGGGCGACCGGATCGCTACGTTGAAGCGCATCGGCCCGGCCGGATCCAGCCAGCCGATGGCGCCGCAATAGATGTCACGCGGACGCTGTTCCAACTCGGCGATGATCTCCATCGCGCGGATCTTGGGCGCGCCGGTGATCGAGCCGCAGGGAAACAGCGCGGTCAGGATCTGGGCCAGCCCGGCATCC from Paracoccus fistulariae carries:
- the clpA gene encoding ATP-dependent Clp protease ATP-binding subunit ClpA yields the protein MPSFSTSLEQAIHQALALANEHRHELATLEHLLLALTEEPDAVKVMRACNVDLEELRKLLIEFIDDDLSTLITDVDGSEAVPTAAFQRVIQRAAIHVQSSGREEVTGANVLVAIFAERESNAAFFLQEMDMTRYDAVNFIAHGVAKNPSFNENRKVAGAEDQPEAKATEAAQDAKDESALAKYCVDLNAKSKKGDVDPLIGRSGEVERCIQVLCRRRKNNPLLVGDPGVGKTAIAEGLAKKIVEGETPEVLSGATIFSLDMGALLAGTRYRGDFEERLKAVVKELENHDDAILFIDEIHTVIGAGATSGGAMDASNLLKPALAGGKLRCMGSTTYKEYRQHFEKDRALSRRFQKIDVNEPSVPDAIKILMGLKPHFEEHHDLRYTNDAIKTAVELASRYINDRKLPDSAIDVIDEAGAAQHLVTESKRRKTISPKEIEAVVAKIARIPPKNVSKDDAEVLRDLDKTLKRVVFGQDNAIEALSSAIKLARAGLREPEKPIGNYLFAGPTGVGKTEVAKQLASTLGVELLRFDMSEYMEKHAVSRLIGAPPGYVGFDQGGLLTDGVDQHPHCVLLLDEIEKAHPDVFNILLQVMDHGKLTDHNGRQVDFRNVILIMTSNAGASDMQKAAIGFGRERREGEDTAAIERTFTPEFRNRLDAVISFAPLSREVVIHVVEKFVLQLEVQLMDRNVHIELNPEAADWLAEKGYDDKMGARPLGRVIQENIKKPLAEELLFGRLQKGGVVRVKIEDGKPAFDITGPEALRIGKKTTPLLTAD
- a CDS encoding aminotransferase class IV family protein translates to MQIRVPGPIPADLTVIETMRGTASGAIAHWPLHLARLGRNCAAVGFALDEDAVGRALAALRFTDVSRVRLTVDAAGRVEASCHPLPRNPQVWQVVLSDQRLGSGDPWLRIKTSHRPVYDAARAAMPAGMDEAILLNERGELCEGTITNLFLRREGRLLTPPLSSGLLPGILRQVLLESGAAREAVLYPEDLKTGRLIMGNALRGMIGAELHGLD